CCGAAGGTCAGGCCAAAAGCCACGCCCCAGATGGCGCGCAGGTAGTCCAGATCCAGCGCCCAGCCCCAAGTCAGGGGCACCAGAAAGGCGAAGGAAAAGGCCATCATGATGCGCGCCAGCAGCGCCAGCACGGGCCCAAAAATCGACCACAGGGCAGACAAGCCGTTCATTTGCGCCAAAAAGCCCTTGTAAACATCACCAGAAAAACCAGAATCTCGAGCCGCCCCAGCAGCATCGCCAGAGAGCATACCCAGAGTTTGAAATCGCTCAACCCCGCGTAGTTGCCAGCCGGCCCGACCACCCCCAGCCCAGGCCCCATGTTGTTGATGCTGGCCAGCACGGCGCTGAATGCGGTGTCGAAATCCATCCCGCCCAGCAGCAGCAGCAAGGTCAGACCGAGCACGGTGGCGCCATAGATCAGCATGAAGGCCAGCACCGACTGTATCGCCGCGTGCTCGACCACCACCCCGCCGACGGTGATCGGCGTCACGGCACGCGGGTGCAGGATGCGCGTCAGTTCGCGCTGCGCCAGTTTGAGCAAGATCAGCAACCGCGCCATTTTGATGCCTGCCCCGGTGGAGCCGGCGCTGGTGGCCAAGGCCGACAAAAACAGCATCAGCCAGGGTGCAAAAGCGGGCCAGAGGGTGTAGTCTTCGCTGGCGTAGCCGGTGGTGGAGGCGATCGAGACCAGGTTGAACAGGGCCCGGCGCAGGGTCTCCCAATCGGCGGCCGCCCCGCCCTGCCAGACCAGCACGGCGGCCACCGCCAGCCCCGAACCCAGCATCAGGCTCTGGGTGCCGCGCCATTCGGGGTTGCGCCAGATGCGCAGCGGGTCGCGCTTGAGCACGGCTACGAAGTAGAGCGCAAAGCTGCCGCTGGCCAGCAGCATGAAGGCGATCGCAATCCACTCCAGCGCGGCCGAATCAAAGTGCCCAATGCTGGCGTCGTAGTTCGACAGCCCGCCCAAGCTCATGGTGGTGAACATGTGCATCCAGGCGTCAAACCACGACATGCCACCGGCCCGGTACGCCAGCAGACAGGCCAGCGACAGCGCGGCATAGACGCTCCACAAGCCCTTGGCGGTGGTAGCGATGCGCGGTGTCAGGCGCGACTCTTTCAGCGGGCCACTGGTTTCGGCGCGCAACAACGAACTGCCCCCGGCGCCGACGAGCGGCAAAATCGCCACCGCCAGCACCAGGATCCCCATCCCGCCCAGCCACTGCAAAAAACCGCGCCAGATGTTGATGGCACCGGGTAAATGGTCCAGCCCCACCAGCACGGTGGCGCCAGTGGTGGTCAGGCCCGACATGGCCTCGAAGTAGGCGCGGCTAAAGTTCAGCGGCTGCCCGACGCCCGCGAAATAGAGCATGAACGGCAGCGCCGCCAGCGCCGGCAACAGCGTCCACACCAACCCGACCAGCAAAATGCCGTCGCGCACATTCAACTCGGTGGCCCGGTAAGGGCGCAGCACGGTGCGGCCCAGCCCCACCAGCGCGGCACCGAGCAGCAGCACCAGCGCCATCGGCCCGACGAAGGCCCACGCTGCCCCGTCGGCCAAGCCGAGCGAGACCGCGATCGGCACCAGAAAGGCCAGGCCAAAGGCCAGCACGATCCAGCCCAGCACCGAGGCGACGCGCAGCAGCGGCATGGGTAACAGCGCTTAGCCGAAAAAGGTGGCTGTGACCTGGAACAGTTTTTCCACCTCGCGCACCAGGCGCTTGTGCGGGATGAAGATCACCACGTGGTCTTCGGCCTCGATCAGGGTGTCGTGGTGCGGCATCAGCACCTGGGATTTTTGTCCTTCGCCGCGCACGATGGCGCCAAAGCGCGCTCCCTGCGGCAGCGCGATCTCTTCGATCCGGCGCCCCACCAGCTTGGAGGTTTTGACGTCGCCGCGCGCCACGCCTTCGAGCGCTTCGGCGGCGCCACGGCGCAGGCTGTGCACCGCCACCACGTCGCCGCGGCGCACGTGGGTGAGCAGCTCGCCGATCACCGTCTGCGCCGGCGAAATGGCGATGTCGATGGCGCTGCCCTGCATCATGTCGGCGTAGGCGCGGCGGTTGATGAGCGCCATCACGCGCCGCGCGCCCAGCCGCTTGGCCAGCATGGCGGCCATGATGTTGTCTTCGTCGTCGTTGGTCAGCGACAGGAACAAGTCCATGTCGGCCACGTTTTCTTCCTCGAGCAGCGACTCGTCGGTGCAGTCGCCGCGCAGCACCAGCGTGCTGGAGGGCAGTTGGCTGGCTAGGTATTCGCAGCGCAGCGGGTTTTGCTCGATCACCTTGACCTGGTACTGGCCGCTGAGGCTGCGCGCCAGCCGCAACCCGACCCGGCCGCCGCCAGAGATCATCACGCGCAGCACCGGTTTGTCGATGGTGTGGATGGCCGCCAGCACGAGCCGGATCTGGTCGGCCGCCGCCAGCACGAACAGCTCGTCGCCAGGCAGAATGCGGGTTTCGCGCGTGGCCTCCATCTCGGTGTCGAGCCGGTACAGCGCCACCACGCGCATGTCGGCGTGCGGCAGCAGCTCTTTGAACTGGGCGATGGTGCGCCCGACCAGGGTGCCACCGTGCTCGGCGCGCACCGCAATCAGGCACACCCGGCCATCGGCAAACTCGAGCACCTGCAGCGCTTCCGGGTACTCGATGAGCTGGTGGATGAAGCGCATCACCGACTCTTCGGGGCAGATCACGTGATCGACCGCAAAACCGGCCTTGCTCATGAGTTCGTCGCCCTCGGCAAACTCGGGCGAGCGCAGGCGCGCGATGGTGGTGGGTACGCTGAAGATGTCGTGCGCGATCTTGCACACCACCAGGTTGGATTCGTCGGCTGCGGCGCAGGCGATCACCATGTCGGCGTCTTTGGCCCCGGCCTCGCGCAGCACCGAGGGCTGGATGCCGTTGCCCACCAGGCCGCGCAAATCGAGCCGGTCTTCTAGCGCGCGGATGCGCAGCGGGTCTTGGTCGATGACGGTGATGTCGTTGTGCTCCGACACCAGGCTCTCGGCCACGCTCTCGCCGACCCGGCCGGCGCCAAAAATGATGATGTTCATGAAGCCGCCAAGGCGCGTTGAATGAGGATTTTTTGCACTTCGCTGGTGCCTTCGTAAATCTGGCACACGCGCACATCGCGGTAGATGCGCTCCACCGGGAAATCGCGCACCACGCCGTAGCCACCTAGGGTCTGGATGGCGGCCGAGCACACCTGTTCGGCCACTTCGCTGGCAAAAAGCTTGGCCATGGCGGCCTCTTTGAGGCAGGGCAGCCCGGCGTCGCGCAGGCTGGCGGCGTGCCAGACCAGTTGCCGTGCCGCTTCCAGCCGGGTGGCGCAGTCGGCGAGTTTGAAGCCCACGCCTTGGTGCTCGATGATCGCGCGGCCAAAGCTGTGCCGCTCTTTAGCGTAGCCGACGGCAAAGTCGAGCGCGCTGCGCGCCATGCCCACGCTCTGCGCCGCGATACCGATGCGCCCGCCTTCGAGCGCACCGAGGGCGATTTTGTAGCCCTCGCCCTCGGCCCCGATGCGCTGCTCGAGCGGGATGCGGCAGCCCTCGAAGCGGATTTGCGCCGTGTCGCTGCTGCGCTGGCCGATCTTGTCCTCGAGCCGCTCCACCAGGTAGCCGGGGGTGGTGGTGGGCACCAGAAAGGCGCTCAAGCCCTTTTTGCCCGCCGCCGGGTCGGTGACGGCGATGACGATCATCAGATCGCCGTATTGGCCGCTGGTGATGAACTGCTTGACGCCGTCGAGCACGTAGCCGTCGCCGTCGCGCAGCGCGCGCGTGCGCAGCTCGGAGGCGTCGGAGCCGGCCTGCGGCTCGGTCAGGGCAAAGCCGCCCAGCAGCTCGCCGCGCGCCAGCGGCGCCAGCCAGCGCTGCTGCTGCGCGATGCTCCCGTAGCGCAGCAAAATGGCGTTGACCGGGCAGTTGGTGACGCTGATGGTGGTGCTCACGCCGCCGTCGCCGGCCGCGATTTCTTCCAGCACCAGCGCCAGCGTCAGGGTGTCGAGCCCCACGCCACCCAGCGCCTCGGGCACGCAGATGCCGTAGCAGCCCAAGGCCGCCAGCCCCTGGTGCGCCTCTTTGGGGAAGGTGTGCCCTTGGTCCCAAGCGGCGGCATTGGGCCACAGTTGCTCGAGGGCGAAGGCGCGCACGGCGTCGCGGATTTGCAGTTGGTCGGGGGTGAGCAGCACGGCCAGGCCTCGCGTTTGCTTAAAAATCTGGGTTAAACCAATTCCAGCGCCATCGCCGTGGCCTCGCCGCCGCCGATGCACAGCGTGGCCACGCCGCGCCGGGCGTTGCGGGCGCGCATGGCGTGGATGAGCGTGACCAGTATGCGCGCGCCGCTGGCCCCGATCGGGTGCCCCAGCGCGCAGGCGCCGCCGTTGACGTTGACGCGCTCGTGCGGCACTTTTAGGTCGTGCATCAGCGCCATCGCCACCACGGCAAAGGCCTCGTTGACTTCCCACAGATCGACTTCGTCTGCCGTCCAGCCCAGCTTGGCCAGCAGCTTTAGGCTCGCGCCCACCGGCGCGGTAGAAAACCACTGCGGCGCTTGGGCGTGGGTGGCGTGGGCGCAGACGCGCACCAGCGGCGTGCAACCGAGCCGCTGCGCCGTGCTGGCGCGCATGAGCAGCAGCGCGGCGGCGCCGTCGTTGATGCTGGAGCTGCTGGCGGCGGTCACGGTGCCGTCTTTTTTGAAGGCCGGCTTGAGCGTGGGGATTTTGTCGAGCTTGATGCGGCCCGGCCCTTCATCGATGTGCACCTCGCGCGCGCCGCTGCGCTCTTGCAGCGTGACCGGGGCGATTTCATCTGCAAAGCTGCCGTCCTGAATCGCGCGCTGGGCGCGCTGCACGCTGGCGCTGGCGTAGGCGTCTTGCTGGGCGCGGGTGAACCCGTAGTGAGCGGCGCAGTCTT
This sequence is a window from Serpentinimonas maccroryi. Protein-coding genes within it:
- the trkA gene encoding Trk system potassium transporter TrkA, with the protein product MNIIIFGAGRVGESVAESLVSEHNDITVIDQDPLRIRALEDRLDLRGLVGNGIQPSVLREAGAKDADMVIACAAADESNLVVCKIAHDIFSVPTTIARLRSPEFAEGDELMSKAGFAVDHVICPEESVMRFIHQLIEYPEALQVLEFADGRVCLIAVRAEHGGTLVGRTIAQFKELLPHADMRVVALYRLDTEMEATRETRILPGDELFVLAAADQIRLVLAAIHTIDKPVLRVMISGGGRVGLRLARSLSGQYQVKVIEQNPLRCEYLASQLPSSTLVLRGDCTDESLLEEENVADMDLFLSLTNDDEDNIMAAMLAKRLGARRVMALINRRAYADMMQGSAIDIAISPAQTVIGELLTHVRRGDVVAVHSLRRGAAEALEGVARGDVKTSKLVGRRIEEIALPQGARFGAIVRGEGQKSQVLMPHHDTLIEAEDHVVIFIPHKRLVREVEKLFQVTATFFG
- a CDS encoding TrkH family potassium uptake protein — translated: MPLLRVASVLGWIVLAFGLAFLVPIAVSLGLADGAAWAFVGPMALVLLLGAALVGLGRTVLRPYRATELNVRDGILLVGLVWTLLPALAALPFMLYFAGVGQPLNFSRAYFEAMSGLTTTGATVLVGLDHLPGAINIWRGFLQWLGGMGILVLAVAILPLVGAGGSSLLRAETSGPLKESRLTPRIATTAKGLWSVYAALSLACLLAYRAGGMSWFDAWMHMFTTMSLGGLSNYDASIGHFDSAALEWIAIAFMLLASGSFALYFVAVLKRDPLRIWRNPEWRGTQSLMLGSGLAVAAVLVWQGGAAADWETLRRALFNLVSIASTTGYASEDYTLWPAFAPWLMLFLSALATSAGSTGAGIKMARLLILLKLAQRELTRILHPRAVTPITVGGVVVEHAAIQSVLAFMLIYGATVLGLTLLLLLGGMDFDTAFSAVLASINNMGPGLGVVGPAGNYAGLSDFKLWVCSLAMLLGRLEILVFLVMFTRAFWRK
- a CDS encoding acetyl-CoA C-acyltransferase → MNPAADPIVIVSAARTPMGSLQGDFAALAAHDLGGVAIAAAVARAGIAPELVTEVLMGNCLLAGQGQAPARQAAFKGGLPDSAGAVTLSKMCGSGMRAAMFAHDMLLAGSHEVLIAGGMESMSNAPYLLAKARGGYRIGHDRLYDHMMLDGLEDAYEPGRSMGTFGEDCAAHYGFTRAQQDAYASASVQRAQRAIQDGSFADEIAPVTLQERSGAREVHIDEGPGRIKLDKIPTLKPAFKKDGTVTAASSSSINDGAAALLLMRASTAQRLGCTPLVRVCAHATHAQAPQWFSTAPVGASLKLLAKLGWTADEVDLWEVNEAFAVVAMALMHDLKVPHERVNVNGGACALGHPIGASGARILVTLIHAMRARNARRGVATLCIGGGEATAMALELV
- a CDS encoding acyl-CoA dehydrogenase family protein — protein: MLLTPDQLQIRDAVRAFALEQLWPNAAAWDQGHTFPKEAHQGLAALGCYGICVPEALGGVGLDTLTLALVLEEIAAGDGGVSTTISVTNCPVNAILLRYGSIAQQQRWLAPLARGELLGGFALTEPQAGSDASELRTRALRDGDGYVLDGVKQFITSGQYGDLMIVIAVTDPAAGKKGLSAFLVPTTTPGYLVERLEDKIGQRSSDTAQIRFEGCRIPLEQRIGAEGEGYKIALGALEGGRIGIAAQSVGMARSALDFAVGYAKERHSFGRAIIEHQGVGFKLADCATRLEAARQLVWHAASLRDAGLPCLKEAAMAKLFASEVAEQVCSAAIQTLGGYGVVRDFPVERIYRDVRVCQIYEGTSEVQKILIQRALAAS